The following proteins are co-located in the Bordetella bronchialis genome:
- a CDS encoding DEAD/DEAH box helicase, translated as MSFESLGLAPTLLSALQEAGFDTPTSVQAAAIPQAMAGHDLMVSSQTGSGKTAAFMLPALHRVAQMPANKGTGVQVLVLTPTRELALQVNDATRQYGKNLRDLRTATVVGGMPYGVQLKALSRRVDVLVATPGRLIDHLQSGRVKLNTVHTLVLDEADRMLDMGFIEDIETIVGRLPEERQTLLFSATLDGTVAKLAAKMMREPQRIEIAGQKDKHSNITQSLLYADDAAHKMQLLDHVLRDAALDQAIVFTATKRGADDLADRLADQGFAAAALHGDMNQRQRTRTLSMLQRRQLKVLVATDVAARGIDVQGISHAVNFDLPMQAEDYVHRIGRTGRAGRDGLAFTLATHAERHKIRRIEHFIGQTLTPQVIAGLEPKRTPRPFERGSKPGFGKRPFNRDSRGGFGARGFEDRPRRDGRDGAAPQQREFSGDRPQRGWRDGDRGFQGGRPYAGEGASRPAERGFDPAAGFRGDRGPAADRGFRGDRAPRDGDRPQRAEGGFRAPRPEGGFRPQRQDAGFRPARSEGGMRADKAAREGNGGSGRSTEGYARPTGRPAFEKRDGRPGKPFKPAYAGRRD; from the coding sequence ATGTCTTTCGAATCCCTGGGACTCGCGCCCACTCTATTGTCCGCGTTGCAAGAAGCGGGCTTCGATACGCCTACTTCCGTCCAGGCGGCCGCCATCCCGCAAGCCATGGCAGGCCACGACCTGATGGTGTCGTCCCAGACGGGCAGCGGCAAGACCGCGGCCTTCATGCTGCCGGCCCTGCACCGCGTCGCGCAGATGCCGGCCAACAAGGGCACCGGCGTGCAGGTGCTGGTGCTGACGCCCACCCGCGAACTGGCCCTGCAGGTCAACGACGCCACGCGCCAGTACGGCAAGAACCTGCGCGACCTGCGCACGGCCACCGTCGTCGGCGGCATGCCCTATGGCGTGCAGCTCAAGGCGCTGTCGCGCCGTGTCGACGTGCTGGTCGCCACGCCCGGCCGCCTGATCGACCACCTGCAGTCCGGCCGCGTCAAGCTGAACACCGTCCATACGCTGGTGCTGGATGAAGCCGACCGCATGCTCGACATGGGCTTCATCGAGGACATCGAAACCATCGTCGGCCGCCTGCCCGAGGAACGGCAGACCCTGCTGTTCTCGGCCACGCTGGACGGCACGGTGGCGAAGCTGGCCGCCAAGATGATGCGCGAACCGCAGCGCATCGAGATCGCCGGCCAGAAGGACAAGCATTCCAACATCACGCAAAGCCTGCTCTACGCCGACGACGCCGCGCACAAGATGCAGCTGCTGGACCACGTGCTGCGCGACGCGGCGCTGGACCAGGCCATCGTCTTCACCGCCACCAAGCGCGGCGCCGACGACCTGGCAGACCGCCTGGCCGACCAGGGCTTCGCGGCGGCGGCACTGCATGGCGACATGAACCAGCGCCAGCGCACCCGCACCCTGAGCATGCTGCAGCGGCGCCAGCTCAAAGTGCTGGTGGCCACCGACGTGGCCGCGCGCGGCATCGACGTGCAGGGCATCAGCCACGCGGTCAATTTCGATCTGCCCATGCAGGCCGAAGACTACGTGCACCGCATCGGCCGCACCGGACGCGCGGGCCGCGACGGCCTGGCGTTCACGCTGGCCACGCATGCCGAACGCCACAAGATCCGCCGCATCGAGCACTTCATCGGCCAGACGCTGACCCCGCAGGTCATCGCCGGCCTGGAGCCGAAGCGCACGCCGCGTCCCTTCGAGCGCGGCAGCAAGCCGGGCTTCGGCAAGCGGCCGTTCAACCGCGACAGCCGCGGCGGCTTCGGCGCCCGGGGTTTCGAAGATCGCCCGCGCCGTGACGGCCGCGATGGCGCGGCCCCGCAGCAACGCGAATTCTCCGGCGATCGCCCGCAGCGCGGATGGCGCGACGGCGACCGCGGCTTCCAGGGTGGCCGGCCCTACGCCGGCGAAGGCGCCTCGCGTCCGGCCGAGCGCGGCTTCGATCCCGCCGCGGGCTTCCGCGGCGATCGTGGCCCGGCCGCCGACCGCGGCTTCCGCGGCGACCGCGCGCCGCGTGACGGCGACCGCCCGCAACGCGCGGAAGGCGGCTTCCGGGCCCCGCGTCCGGAAGGCGGTTTCCGTCCGCAGCGCCAGGACGCAGGCTTCCGGCCCGCCCGTTCCGAAGGCGGGATGCGCGCCGACAAGGCTGCCCGCGAAGGGAACGGCGGTAGTGGCCGTTCCACTGAGGGCTACGCCCGCCCCACCGGCAGGCCGGCCTTCGAGAAACGCGATGGCCGTCCGGGCAAGCCCTTCAAGCCTGCGTACGCGGGCCGCCGGGACTGA
- a CDS encoding STY0301 family protein, giving the protein MNTRLPAISFPRLAAALGLVAAAPACLAARPVNTPCPSTLQITQTSTNTPGGWSVMPDPRRDPDHRLQGITFFSGDPRNMVALAPDTEKRSTRGYASSWHFRPDDQGYWIGCSYTDTNLLAVRKLADNISQCDMMQYLADRRRPGGAVEVVCY; this is encoded by the coding sequence ATGAACACTCGCCTTCCGGCCATTTCTTTCCCGCGGCTGGCCGCCGCGCTGGGACTGGTGGCGGCGGCGCCGGCCTGCCTGGCCGCGCGGCCCGTCAACACCCCCTGCCCCAGCACGCTGCAGATCACCCAGACGTCGACCAACACGCCCGGCGGCTGGTCCGTCATGCCCGATCCCCGCCGCGACCCCGACCACCGGCTGCAGGGCATCACCTTCTTTTCCGGCGACCCCCGGAATATGGTGGCGCTGGCCCCGGATACCGAGAAGCGGTCCACGCGCGGTTATGCCTCCAGCTGGCATTTCCGGCCGGACGACCAGGGCTACTGGATAGGCTGCAGCTATACGGATACGAATCTGCTGGCCGTGCGCAAGCTGGCGGACAACATCAGCCAGTGCGACATGATGCAATACCTGGCCGACCGCCGCCGGCCCGGCGGCGCGGTGGAAGTGGTCTGCTACTGA
- a CDS encoding TRAP transporter large permease subunit: MHTQAGYYPKDARATAASGGAAARFLDGLERALGLAVEIPAALLVLAEIVVLLAGVIARYVFHAPLVWGDELASILFLWLSMLGAAVALRRGEHMRMTALVSRASPARRAWLDVVAIAASLCFMLMVLPHAWEYASEEAIVTTPALEISNAWRAAALPSGFILMTVFALLRLARAGSWRHVAGALAAVAVVAGLFMLAQPLLAPLGKGNLLVFFVGLVAVNVFLGVPIAFSFALATFGYLALTTHTPLMVMVGRMDEGMSHLILLAVPMFILLGLLIEMTGMARAMIGFLASLLGHVRGGLSYVLIGAMYLVSGISGSKVADMAAVAPALFPEMKQRGARPGNLAALLSCTGAQTETIPPSIVLITIGSVTGVSIAALFTGGMLPGVALGLALAVIVWRRSRAENLSGVRRVPAREIARLFCVAVPALLLPFLIRAAVVEGVATATEVSTIGIAYSVLAGLLLYRRFDWRRIPGMLLDTAALSGAIIFIVGAATAMAWGLTQSGFSQDLAEFMRRMPGGPAGFLLVSIVAFVILGSVLEGIPAIVLFGPLLFPIARAVGVNEVHYAMVVILSMGLGLFAPPFGVGYYGACAIGKVSPDEAMPYMWGYLAALAVGVLVVAFVPWISTGFL, from the coding sequence ATGCATACACAGGCTGGTTACTACCCGAAAGACGCGCGGGCGACCGCGGCGTCCGGCGGCGCGGCCGCGCGTTTCCTGGACGGGCTGGAGCGCGCGCTGGGACTGGCCGTCGAAATTCCCGCCGCGCTGCTGGTGCTGGCGGAAATCGTCGTCCTGCTGGCCGGCGTGATCGCGCGCTATGTATTCCATGCACCGCTGGTATGGGGCGACGAGCTGGCGTCCATCCTGTTCCTCTGGCTGTCCATGCTGGGCGCGGCGGTGGCGCTGCGGCGCGGCGAACACATGCGCATGACGGCGCTGGTATCGCGTGCTTCGCCCGCCCGGCGCGCCTGGCTGGACGTGGTCGCCATCGCGGCATCGCTGTGCTTCATGCTGATGGTGCTGCCGCACGCCTGGGAATACGCCAGCGAGGAGGCCATCGTCACCACGCCCGCGCTGGAAATCTCCAATGCCTGGCGCGCCGCGGCCCTGCCGTCCGGCTTCATCCTGATGACGGTGTTCGCCCTGCTGCGCCTGGCCCGCGCGGGCTCCTGGCGCCATGTGGCCGGCGCGCTGGCCGCCGTCGCCGTCGTGGCGGGGTTGTTCATGCTGGCCCAGCCGCTGCTGGCGCCGCTGGGCAAGGGTAATCTGCTGGTCTTCTTCGTCGGCCTGGTGGCGGTCAATGTGTTCCTGGGCGTGCCCATCGCATTTTCCTTCGCCCTGGCCACCTTCGGCTATCTGGCGCTGACCACGCACACGCCGCTGATGGTCATGGTGGGCCGCATGGACGAAGGCATGTCGCACCTGATTCTGCTGGCGGTGCCCATGTTCATCCTGCTGGGCCTGCTGATAGAAATGACCGGCATGGCGCGCGCCATGATCGGCTTCCTGGCCAGCCTGCTGGGCCACGTGCGCGGCGGCTTGTCCTATGTGCTGATCGGCGCGATGTACCTGGTGTCCGGCATCTCCGGGTCCAAGGTGGCGGACATGGCCGCCGTCGCGCCGGCCCTGTTTCCGGAAATGAAGCAGCGCGGCGCGCGGCCGGGCAACCTGGCGGCGCTGCTGTCCTGCACCGGCGCGCAAACGGAAACCATACCGCCCAGCATCGTGCTGATCACCATCGGCTCCGTCACGGGGGTCTCCATCGCGGCGCTGTTCACTGGCGGCATGCTGCCCGGCGTAGCGCTGGGCCTGGCGCTGGCGGTCATTGTCTGGCGGCGCAGCCGGGCGGAGAACCTGTCCGGCGTGCGCCGCGTGCCGGCCCGCGAAATCGCCCGGCTGTTCTGCGTGGCGGTGCCGGCGCTGCTGCTGCCCTTCCTGATCCGCGCCGCGGTGGTGGAAGGCGTGGCCACCGCCACAGAGGTCTCCACCATCGGCATCGCCTACTCCGTGCTGGCCGGCCTGCTGCTGTACCGGCGTTTCGACTGGCGGCGCATACCGGGCATGCTGCTGGACACGGCGGCCCTGTCCGGCGCCATCATTTTCATCGTGGGCGCCGCCACGGCGATGGCGTGGGGCCTGACGCAATCCGGTTTCTCGCAGGACCTGGCGGAATTCATGCGCCGCATGCCCGGCGGCCCGGCCGGATTCCTGCTGGTCTCCATCGTCGCCTTCGTCATCCTGGGCAGCGTGCTGGAAGGCATTCCCGCCATCGTGCTGTTCGGCCCCTTGCTGTTTCCCATCGCCCGCGCCGTCGGCGTCAACGAAGTGCACTACGCCATGGTGGTCATCCTTTCCATGGGCCTGGGCCTGTTCGCACCGCCCTTCGGCGTGGGCTACTACGGCGCCTGCGCCATCGGCAAGGTCAGTCCGGACGAGGCCATGCCCTATATGTGGGGCTACCTGGCGGCGCTGGCGGTGGGCGTATTGGTGGTGGCATTCGTTCCGTGGATCTCCACGGGCTTTCTCTGA
- the selD gene encoding selenide, water dikinase SelD, with product MTQDASAGAAPRLTSLSHGGGCGCKIAPGVLADLLARFAPSQAFPGLMVGTETADDAAVYRLNDEQALIATTDFFMPIVDDPYDFGRIAATNALSDVYAMGGTPIMALAIVGMPINVLPRETIAEILRGGQEVCAQAGIPVAGGHTIDSVEPIYGLAAMGLVHPARVKRNADARPGDALILSKPLGVGILSAALKKNQLDAAGYQAMIASTTRLNTPGPALAALPGVHALTDVTGFGLLGHALEMSRGAGLRARIDLAALPWLPGVRQMAQAGMITGASGRNWASYGDAIALAPGVDEVSRALLTDPQTSGGLLVACDRDTAPRVLDVLREQGFTQAAVVGEMALGEPGVEVAG from the coding sequence ATGACCCAAGACGCAAGCGCGGGCGCGGCGCCGCGCCTGACTTCGCTTTCGCACGGCGGCGGCTGCGGCTGCAAGATCGCCCCGGGAGTCCTGGCCGATCTGCTGGCCCGCTTCGCGCCGTCGCAGGCCTTTCCCGGCCTGATGGTGGGCACCGAGACCGCGGACGACGCGGCGGTGTACCGCCTGAACGACGAGCAGGCGCTGATCGCCACCACCGACTTCTTCATGCCCATCGTCGACGATCCCTACGATTTCGGCCGGATCGCCGCCACCAATGCGCTCTCGGACGTCTATGCCATGGGCGGCACGCCCATCATGGCGCTGGCCATCGTCGGCATGCCCATCAATGTGCTGCCACGCGAAACCATCGCCGAGATCCTGCGCGGCGGCCAGGAAGTCTGCGCGCAGGCCGGCATCCCGGTGGCCGGCGGCCACACCATCGATTCGGTCGAGCCCATCTACGGGCTGGCTGCCATGGGGCTGGTGCATCCGGCGCGCGTCAAGCGCAATGCCGATGCGCGCCCTGGCGACGCGCTGATCCTGAGCAAGCCGCTGGGCGTGGGCATCCTGTCGGCCGCGCTCAAGAAGAACCAGCTGGATGCCGCCGGCTACCAGGCCATGATCGCCAGCACCACGCGCCTGAACACGCCGGGACCGGCCCTGGCGGCCCTGCCCGGCGTACATGCCCTGACCGACGTCACCGGCTTCGGCCTGCTGGGTCACGCGCTGGAGATGAGCCGCGGCGCTGGCCTGCGCGCCCGCATCGATCTCGCCGCGCTGCCGTGGCTGCCCGGCGTGCGGCAGATGGCGCAAGCCGGCATGATCACCGGCGCCTCCGGCCGCAACTGGGCTTCCTATGGCGATGCCATCGCGCTGGCGCCCGGCGTGGACGAGGTCTCGCGTGCGCTGCTCACGGATCCGCAGACCTCCGGCGGCCTGCTGGTGGCCTGCGACCGCGATACCGCGCCGCGCGTGCTGGACGTCCTGCGCGAACAGGGATTCACGCAGGCGGCCGTGGTGGGCGAAATGGCCCTGGGCGAACCGGGGGTGGAGGTAGCCGGCTGA
- a CDS encoding uracil-DNA glycosylase: protein MENQNRLRTPLSVLVSQLPEDWAPALAAPAAARALPELCGHVDGRVDAGATVYPCTPFRALEMLRPRDVKVVILGQDPYHGPGQAQGLAFSVPDSCKRPPSLRNIFKEIAAEYPDKGIPAGNDLTPWVRQGVLLLNTSLTVEDGQPGSHARRGWEAITDALIALVARQPQPKVFMLWGAHAQSKRPLLPDDGNTLVLMANHPSPLSASRPPQPFLGCGHFRLANDWLLTHGQEIVDWGLPQKTLASQQEFRL, encoded by the coding sequence ATGGAAAACCAAAACCGCCTGCGCACGCCGCTTTCCGTCCTGGTGTCCCAACTGCCGGAGGACTGGGCTCCGGCCCTGGCCGCGCCGGCCGCGGCCCGCGCGCTGCCCGAACTATGCGGGCACGTCGACGGCCGCGTGGATGCCGGCGCCACGGTCTACCCCTGCACGCCCTTTCGCGCCCTGGAAATGCTGCGGCCTCGCGACGTCAAGGTGGTGATCCTGGGCCAGGACCCCTACCACGGCCCGGGCCAGGCGCAGGGCCTGGCGTTCTCGGTGCCCGACAGCTGCAAGCGGCCGCCCAGCCTGCGCAATATCTTCAAGGAAATCGCCGCCGAATACCCCGACAAGGGCATACCGGCCGGCAACGACCTGACGCCCTGGGTACGGCAGGGCGTGCTGCTGCTGAATACCTCCCTTACCGTGGAGGACGGCCAGCCCGGCTCGCACGCGCGGCGCGGCTGGGAAGCGATCACCGATGCGCTCATCGCCCTGGTGGCGCGCCAGCCACAGCCCAAGGTCTTCATGCTCTGGGGCGCCCATGCGCAATCCAAGCGGCCCTTGTTGCCGGACGACGGCAATACCCTGGTGCTGATGGCCAACCATCCCTCGCCCCTGTCGGCCTCGCGGCCGCCCCAGCCCTTCCTGGGCTGCGGCCACTTCCGTCTGGCCAACGACTGGCTTCTTACGCATGGGCAGGAAATTGTCGATTGGGGTTTGCCCCAAAAAACGCTGGCGTCGCAGCAGGAATTCAGGTTATGA
- a CDS encoding HIT family protein produces the protein MTTLLPDCPLCQQPGGALLWQGTHMRVVEVDDADYPGYTRVIWNSHIPEMTSLSRHGRELMMEAVWRIEETQREVLHPDKINVASLGNMVPHLHWHIIPRWRGDRHFPDAIWAAPRVPPGQEPPDWAPRMAAVRQLMQRYRNRLLETLNALPRH, from the coding sequence ATGACTACTTTGCTTCCCGACTGTCCGCTCTGCCAGCAGCCTGGCGGGGCCCTGTTGTGGCAAGGCACGCACATGCGGGTCGTGGAAGTCGACGATGCCGACTACCCGGGCTACACCCGCGTCATCTGGAACTCCCACATCCCGGAAATGACCAGCCTGTCGCGCCACGGCCGCGAGCTGATGATGGAAGCGGTCTGGCGCATCGAGGAAACCCAGCGCGAAGTCCTGCACCCCGACAAGATCAATGTCGCCTCGCTGGGCAATATGGTGCCCCACCTGCACTGGCACATCATCCCGCGCTGGCGCGGCGACCGCCATTTCCCCGACGCCATCTGGGCGGCGCCGCGCGTGCCGCCCGGCCAGGAGCCGCCCGACTGGGCGCCGCGCATGGCGGCCGTCCGGCAGCTCATGCAGCGCTACCGCAACCGCCTGCTCGAAACCCTGAACGCCTTGCCGCGCCATTGA
- a CDS encoding LysR family transcriptional regulator, whose protein sequence is MKEINLSTRDLRAFLALVEQRSFTRAARQCHLSQSAFSSLIRSMEETLGYRLFDRDTRNVELTPQGRLLETSARRVLDDFDGMIDDFRGHALLDKGRVSVAALPSIASGWLPGVFAEFRQRHPGIELELADVLSAPCLERVRAGRADLALASSGLPAQDLDARLLCNDRFHLVCRADHPLARQREVGLPDLSAAPFIHLARSHSVRLQLERAFHPYPMKTAMEVEQLATVTGMIAAGIGITVVPALTLYEFERPDLVSRPLKIPGLVRRIYLVTRRGLSLPPAAERLQALMLERRPGQRRRKSAM, encoded by the coding sequence ATGAAAGAGATTAATCTCTCCACGCGCGATCTGCGTGCCTTCCTGGCCCTGGTGGAACAGCGCAGCTTTACGCGCGCCGCGCGCCAGTGCCACTTGTCGCAATCGGCCTTCAGTTCGCTGATCCGCAGCATGGAAGAGACGCTGGGCTACCGGCTGTTCGACCGCGACACGCGCAATGTGGAATTGACGCCGCAGGGCCGTCTGCTGGAGACCTCCGCGCGCCGCGTGCTGGACGATTTCGACGGCATGATCGACGACTTCCGCGGCCACGCCCTGCTGGACAAGGGCAGGGTATCGGTGGCCGCGCTGCCCTCCATCGCCTCGGGCTGGCTGCCGGGCGTATTCGCCGAGTTCCGCCAGCGACATCCCGGCATCGAACTGGAGCTGGCGGACGTGCTCTCCGCGCCCTGCCTGGAACGCGTGCGCGCCGGCCGCGCCGACCTGGCGCTGGCGTCGTCGGGACTGCCGGCGCAGGACCTGGACGCGCGGCTGCTGTGCAACGACCGCTTCCACCTGGTCTGCCGCGCCGATCATCCGCTGGCCCGGCAGCGCGAAGTCGGGCTGCCCGATCTCTCGGCGGCGCCCTTCATCCACCTGGCCCGCTCGCACAGCGTGCGCCTGCAGCTGGAACGGGCGTTTCACCCGTATCCCATGAAGACGGCGATGGAAGTCGAACAGCTGGCCACGGTGACCGGCATGATCGCCGCCGGGATCGGCATCACGGTGGTGCCGGCGTTGACGCTGTATGAATTCGAAAGGCCGGACCTGGTCAGCCGCCCACTGAAGATCCCGGGCCTGGTCCGGCGCATCTATCTCGTCACGCGCCGCGGGCTGAGCCTGCCGCCCGCGGCCGAGCGGCTGCAGGCGCTGATGCTGGAACGGCGGCCGGGACAGCGACGCCGCAAAAGCGCAATGTAG
- a CDS encoding TRAP transporter substrate-binding protein, which produces MTMTRRSLLRAMAASPAMALGVPRLARAAEFSYKYAHNLPMTHPLHLRAQEAVERIRKESNGRLEIAIFPNNQLGGDTDMLSQVRSGGIELFTPSALVIATVVPVAAINAVGFAFSDYGQVWKAMDGALGAHVREKIAKANLYAFEKMWDNGFRQVTTSSKPIDGARDLDGTKIRVPVSPLSISMFKALSAAPASLQFSEVYSALQTRIVDAQENPLPIIQAAKLYEVQKYCSLTNHIWDGYWFIANGRAYRRLPPDLQKLWETAFNDAGMQQREDLKKMNQSIRSDLESKGLKFNQPSPDSFQAQLRKAGFYEEWRGKFGPDAWALLEAAVGKLA; this is translated from the coding sequence ATGACAATGACCCGACGCAGCTTGTTGCGCGCCATGGCGGCCAGCCCGGCAATGGCCCTGGGTGTGCCCCGTTTGGCGCGCGCCGCCGAGTTTTCCTACAAGTACGCGCACAACCTGCCGATGACGCATCCGCTGCACCTGCGCGCGCAGGAAGCCGTCGAGCGCATCCGCAAGGAGTCCAACGGCCGGCTGGAGATCGCCATCTTCCCCAACAACCAACTGGGGGGCGACACCGACATGCTGTCCCAGGTGCGCAGCGGCGGCATCGAGTTGTTCACGCCCTCGGCCCTGGTCATCGCCACCGTGGTGCCGGTAGCGGCCATCAACGCCGTGGGTTTCGCGTTTTCCGATTACGGCCAGGTCTGGAAGGCCATGGACGGCGCGCTGGGCGCGCACGTGCGCGAAAAGATCGCCAAGGCCAATCTGTATGCCTTCGAGAAAATGTGGGACAACGGATTCCGGCAGGTCACCACCAGCAGCAAGCCCATCGACGGCGCGCGGGACCTGGACGGCACCAAGATCCGCGTGCCGGTCAGCCCCTTGTCCATCTCCATGTTCAAGGCGCTGTCGGCCGCGCCGGCCAGCCTGCAGTTCAGCGAGGTGTATTCGGCACTGCAGACGCGCATCGTGGACGCGCAGGAAAATCCCCTGCCCATCATCCAGGCGGCCAAGCTGTACGAAGTGCAGAAGTACTGCTCGCTGACCAACCATATCTGGGACGGCTATTGGTTCATCGCCAATGGCCGCGCGTATCGCCGCCTGCCGCCGGACCTGCAGAAGCTGTGGGAAACCGCCTTCAACGATGCCGGCATGCAGCAGCGCGAGGACCTGAAAAAAATGAACCAGTCCATCCGCAGCGACCTGGAATCCAAGGGCCTGAAATTCAACCAACCCTCGCCCGACAGTTTCCAGGCGCAATTGCGCAAGGCGGGCTTCTACGAGGAATGGCGCGGCAAGTTCGGGCCGGATGCCTGGGCACTGCTGGAAGCCGCGGTCGGCAAGCTGGCCTGA
- a CDS encoding 2-hydroxychromene-2-carboxylate isomerase, whose protein sequence is MTQADSKAAPAATHAADGAGQLQIWFDFASPYSFLAMERIEPIAASHGVTVDYRPFLLGPVFKARGWDDSPFRLFPDKGEYMMREVARLAAKYGIRYRRPTVFPRVGVLPSRVAYIGLQEAWGRDFCIAMFRANFVDDLDIQQQDVVRERLRALGVDADAVLARAASDEIKQAFRAQVDRAQALGVFGAPMMFAGTEMFWGNDRVEDAVRWARDGGGPVA, encoded by the coding sequence ATGACGCAGGCGGACAGCAAGGCGGCGCCGGCAGCAACCCATGCGGCGGACGGCGCCGGGCAACTGCAGATCTGGTTCGATTTCGCCAGCCCCTACAGTTTTCTGGCGATGGAGCGTATCGAGCCCATCGCGGCATCGCATGGCGTCACCGTGGATTACCGGCCCTTCCTGTTGGGGCCGGTGTTCAAGGCGCGCGGCTGGGACGATTCCCCGTTCCGCCTGTTCCCGGACAAGGGCGAATACATGATGCGGGAGGTCGCGCGGCTGGCGGCCAAGTACGGCATCCGCTATCGCCGGCCCACCGTTTTCCCGCGCGTGGGGGTATTGCCCTCGCGCGTCGCCTACATCGGGCTGCAAGAGGCATGGGGCAGGGATTTCTGCATCGCCATGTTTCGCGCCAACTTCGTCGACGACCTGGACATCCAGCAGCAGGATGTGGTGCGCGAGCGCCTGCGGGCGCTGGGCGTGGACGCCGACGCCGTGCTGGCCCGCGCGGCCAGCGATGAAATCAAGCAGGCGTTCCGGGCGCAGGTCGACCGCGCCCAGGCCCTGGGCGTTTTCGGCGCCCCCATGATGTTCGCCGGCACGGAAATGTTCTGGGGCAACGACAGGGTGGAAGACGCGGTGCGCTGGGCGCGCGACGGCGGCGGGCCCGTGGCCTGA